One Malus sylvestris chromosome 14, drMalSylv7.2, whole genome shotgun sequence DNA segment encodes these proteins:
- the LOC126599302 gene encoding subtilisin-like protease SBT3.10, whose product MSLIHTLMDSDTRRNRMCRQNNYSLVVLALCLLQHYLHVSVTFVNATSEVHIVYLGEKKYDDPALTKKFHHKMLTTLFGSKQDAYRSIIYSYKYGFSGFAARLTESQAEEIAEFPEVVQVIPNRVHKLHTTRSWDFIGIHKYSSGNLLTKSMGKGTIIGVIDSGVWPESESFNDDAMGPIPSHWKGICQQGEYFNSTNCNKKIIGARWFRKGAMNQFQNLNKTDNVDFLSPRDGIGHGTHTASTAAGYFVKNANYRGLASGLARGGAPLAHLAIYKACWAFEGCTDADLLKAFDKAIHDGVDIISLSVGNEIPLFSYVDQRDSIAIGSFHAMTKGITVVCSAGNDGPISQTIVNTAPWLITVAATTIDRAFPTAITLGNNQTLWGQSIDAGKYNREFASITYSERIAIDPTDDSAKDCQPGSLNATLASGKIVLCFSKSDQQDIESAATTVKDAGGVGLIFAQFRDDGLSSCDIPCISVDYEVGTQILSYIRRARHSIAKLSDPKTTIGKWISPRVASFSARGPSSMTPEVLKPDIAAPGVDIIAAFRPLDTEHRSGYALLSGTSMACPHVAGIAALIKSAHPNWSPAAIKSALVTTASQTGTDGTSISAEGLMRKVADPFDMGGGHVDPNKAIDPGLIFDSSTKDYIQFLCSLGDTSASITRLTKNTINCSTKSHGMNLNLPSITIPNLERATTVTRTVTNVGQINSKYTVLVQAPSGVKMTVEPQSLSFNITSQILSFKVTFFSAQRVNGGYKFGSLTWTDGEHIVRSPVAIRVIGFESYVYV is encoded by the exons ATGTCTTTGATCCATACGTTGATGGATTCGGATACAAGAAGAAACCGGATGTGCAGACAAAACAACTACTCTCTTGTGGTTCTTGCTCTTTGTTTACTTCAACACTATCTCCATGTCTCTGTAACATTTGTTAATGCCACAAGCGAA GTGCACATTGTATATCTGGGGGAGAAGAAATATGATGATCCTGCGTTGACAAAAAAGTTCCATCATAAAATGCTAACCACCTTGTTTGGAAG CAAACAAGATGCATATAGATCGATCATATACAGCTACAAGTATGGATTTTCCGGCTTTGCTGCAAGATTAACGGAATCTCAGGCAGAAGAAATAGCAG AGTTTCCTGAAGTTGTCCAAGTGATCCCGAATCGCGTTCACAAGCTCCACACAACCCGAAGTTGGGATTTCATTGGGATTCATAAGTATTCGTCGGGCAATCTTTTAACAAAGAGCATGGGCAAAGGAACTATCATTGGTGTAATAGATTCAG GTGTTTGGCCTGAATCCGAAAGCTTTAATGATGACGCCATGGGTCCTATCCCATCACATTGGAAAGGCATTTGCCAGCAGGGGGAATACTTCAACTCCACAAAttgcaacaaaaaaattattggtgCACGCTGGTTTAGAAAAGGTGCGATGAATCAGTTCCAAAATCTCAACAAAACCGACAATGTGGACTTTCTGTCACCGCGGGATGGAATTGGACATGGCACTCATACAGCTTCTACAGCAGCTGGGTATTTTGTGAAGAATGCCAACTACAGAGGACTTGCTTCCGGGCTAGCCAGAGGAGGAGCCCCTCTTGCTCACTTGGCAATTTACAAGGCCTGCTGGGCCTTCGAAGGATGCACCGATGCTGATCTTCTAAAGGCATTTGACAAGGCCATTCATGATGGAGTAGACATCATCTCTCTTTCTGTGGGCAATGAGATTCCTTTGTTCTCATACGTTGATCAGCGTGATTCAATCGCAATTGGTTCGTTTCATGCAATGACGAAGGGAATTACAGTAGTTTGCTCAGCAGGAAATGATGGCCCTATCTCACAAACCATTGTAAACACTGCCCCATGGCTCATCACTGTTGCAGCCACCACAATCGACAGGGCCTTTCCGACAGCCATTACACTCGGAAACAATCAAACTCTTTGG GGCCAATCTATTGATGCTGGAAAATACAACCGTGAATTCGCTAGCATCACATACTCTGAACGCATAGCTATAGACCCAACAGATGATTCAGC CAAGGATTGTCAGCCTGGAAGTCTCAATGCAACATTAGCCTCAGGGAAAATAGTACTTTGTTTCTCAAAATCAGATCAACAGGACATCGAGTCTGCTGCAACCACCGTCAAGGATGCGGGAGGGGTTGGACTTATATTCGCACAGTTTCGTGATGACGGGCTCAGTTCATGCGACATTCCATGCATCAGTGTAGATTATGAAGTAGGGACACAAATACTTTCCTACATCAGAAGAGCAAG GCATTCGATTGCAAAGCTCAGTGATCCAAAAACTACCATTGGGAAATGGATCTCTCCACGAGTTGCGTCTTTCTCCGCTAGAGGACCTAGTTCCATGACACCAGAAGTGCTTAAG CCGGACATAGCTGCACCGGGAGTAGACATCATAGCTGCATTTCGCCCACTTGACACTGAACATCGCAGCGGTTATGCTCTGCTATCGGGAACTTCAATGGCATGCCCTCATGTCGCAGGAATAGCAGCTCTCATTAAATCTGCACATCCAAATTGGTCTCCTGCTGCAATAAAATCAGCTCTAGTCACTACTG CTTCCCAAACTGGAACAGATGGGACAAGTATTTCGGCTGAAGGCTTGATGCGCAAGGTAGCTGACCCTTTCGACATGGGAGGAGGACATGTTGATCCCAACAAGGCTATCGATCCGGGGCTCATCTTCGATAGTAGTACAAAGGATTACATTCAGTTCCTCTGCTCCCTCGGTGACACTAGCGCATCGATTACTAGATTAACCAAGAACACAATAAATTGCTCAACGAAAAGTCATGGAATGAACCTCAACCTCCCTTCTATCACAATTCCAAACCTCGAAAGGGCGACAACTGTGACAAGAACCGTGACAAATGTGGGACAAATTAACTCGAAGTATACGGTATTGGTGCAGGCTCCTTCTGGCGTAAAAATGACAGTTGAGCCTCAAAGTTTAAGTTTCAATATAACCAGCCAAATTCTTTCCTTCAAAGTTACCTTCTTCTCTGCCCAGAGAGTGAATGGAGGTTACAAGTTTGGGAGCCTAACTTGGACAGATGGTGAGCATATTGTCAGAAGTCCAGTAGCGATTCGCGTGATCGGATTCGAAtcgtatgtttatgtatga